The Desulfarculaceae bacterium genome window below encodes:
- a CDS encoding nitronate monooxygenase, which produces MFATRITQMLGIKHPLQCGTMMFLSNPEFVAAAANAGVLACLASAMYADEASLAEAIAQARGLTDQPFGVNLSLFPGHAPVPAERVLEITAEAGVKLVETAGRSPEPLRPRIQEAGLMHLHKCARVRDALKAQKLGVDLVAVVGAECGGHPSPENVSTLVLAPQVTAALEVPVIVGGGFCDGRGLVAALALGADAVLMGTRFMNTVECPAHPAVKERLIAAQSNQTMVVQRGIGSGIRVLDNHWARRVQELEEGGAGLEELMPYISGKRTGQAWQSGDPDALVVCGQVVGSSQSTPTIAELVEQIMAEAEAVRARLA; this is translated from the coding sequence ATGTTCGCCACCCGGATCACCCAGATGCTGGGCATCAAGCACCCCCTGCAATGCGGCACCATGATGTTTCTTTCCAACCCCGAGTTCGTGGCCGCCGCGGCCAACGCGGGCGTGCTGGCCTGCCTGGCCTCGGCCATGTATGCCGACGAGGCCTCGCTGGCAGAGGCCATCGCCCAGGCGCGCGGCCTCACCGACCAGCCCTTCGGGGTCAACCTGTCGCTGTTCCCGGGCCACGCCCCGGTGCCCGCCGAGCGGGTGCTGGAGATCACGGCCGAGGCCGGGGTGAAGCTGGTGGAGACCGCCGGGCGCAGCCCCGAGCCCCTGCGGCCGCGCATCCAAGAGGCGGGGCTTATGCACCTGCACAAGTGCGCCCGGGTGCGCGACGCGCTCAAGGCCCAGAAGCTGGGGGTGGACCTGGTGGCCGTGGTGGGGGCCGAGTGCGGCGGCCACCCCAGCCCGGAGAACGTGAGCACCTTGGTGCTGGCCCCCCAGGTCACCGCCGCCCTGGAGGTGCCGGTTATCGTGGGCGGCGGCTTCTGCGACGGCCGGGGCCTGGTGGCCGCCCTGGCCCTGGGCGCGGACGCGGTGCTCATGGGCACCCGCTTCATGAACACCGTGGAGTGCCCGGCCCACCCGGCCGTAAAGGAACGCCTCATCGCCGCGCAATCCAACCAGACCATGGTGGTGCAGCGGGGCATCGGCAGCGGCATCAGGGTTTTGGACAACCACTGGGCCCGGCGGGTGCAAGAGCTGGAAGAAGGCGGCGCGGGCCTGGAAGAGCTGATGCCCTACATCTCGGGCAAGCGCACCGGCCAAGCCTGGCAGAGCGGCGACCCCGACGCCCTGGTGGTCTGCGGCCAGGTGGTGGGCAGCAGCCAAAGCACCCCGACCATAGCCGAGCTGGTGGAGCAGATCATGGCCGAGGCCGAGGCGGTGCGGGCGCGTTTGGCTTAA
- a CDS encoding response regulator yields MPDEQPTSVLLVDDEEAFREALARRMARKGLSVITAEGGAQALERLSGPPVDVVVLDVKMPDLDGLTVLARIKQAWPLTEVILLSGHADLPTSITGLESGAFDYMLKPAPLDELLDKISDARRKKAVAEQKIAALSAAASGGA; encoded by the coding sequence ATGCCCGACGAGCAGCCCACAAGCGTCCTTTTGGTGGACGACGAGGAAGCCTTCCGCGAGGCCTTGGCCCGGCGCATGGCCAGGAAGGGCCTCAGCGTGATAACCGCCGAGGGCGGAGCCCAGGCCCTGGAGCGCCTGAGCGGCCCGCCGGTGGACGTGGTGGTGTTGGACGTGAAGATGCCGGACCTGGACGGGCTCACCGTGCTGGCCCGCATCAAGCAGGCCTGGCCCCTCACCGAGGTGATTCTGCTCTCGGGCCACGCCGACCTGCCCACCTCCATCACCGGCTTGGAGTCCGGGGCTTTTGACTACATGCTAAAGCCCGCGCCCCTGGACGAGCTTTTGGACAAGATCAGCGACGCGCGGCGCAAGAAGGCGGTGGCCGAGCAGAAGATCGCCGCCCTCAGCGCCGCCGCCTCCGGCGGGGCCTAG
- a CDS encoding sulfite exporter TauE/SafE family protein — protein MRFLQGLGQFMVAGAQAHARWEINNARTIMGDKKRLVIIGLMLIPVILGGIAFADQVSQAVGSHLPDVLGGKKAYSPAFYSTGIFIASILIGLCAGLITGCIGAGGGFIIAPALMSAGIKGILAVGTDLFHIFAKAIMGSVIHRKLGNVSVALAATFLIGAIGGASCGGLINRVLYEINPVLSDAFITTVYAIMLGGLGFYALGDFLKCRKSAEACELPHGGKSEGAELGNLPKKLQGMKLPPMVRFDQSLVPGGRAISAWFLIISGFIVGLAAGIMGVGGGFLTFPIFVYTLGVSSMTTVGTDIFQIVFTAGFAAISQYAIYGFIFYTLAMGMLIGSLLGIQIGAMVTKVVPGVTIRGFYAMAVLAGFMNRIFALPGKLVEMEVFYLPKNVVLVLDQIGIWAFFAVIGGFAVWVIGTFLKNTRTLRAAHPAGPALGEEVVS, from the coding sequence ATGAGATTCTTACAAGGGTTGGGACAATTCATGGTGGCCGGGGCCCAGGCGCACGCGCGCTGGGAGATAAACAACGCCCGCACCATCATGGGTGACAAGAAAAGACTCGTTATCATCGGGCTGATGCTCATCCCGGTAATCCTGGGGGGCATAGCCTTCGCCGACCAGGTGAGCCAGGCGGTGGGCAGCCACCTGCCCGACGTGCTGGGCGGCAAGAAGGCCTACAGCCCGGCTTTCTACTCCACCGGCATCTTCATCGCCTCCATCCTCATCGGCCTGTGCGCCGGGCTCATCACCGGCTGCATCGGCGCGGGCGGCGGCTTCATCATCGCCCCGGCCCTGATGAGCGCGGGCATCAAGGGCATCCTGGCCGTGGGCACCGACCTGTTCCACATCTTCGCCAAGGCCATCATGGGCAGCGTGATTCACCGCAAGCTGGGCAACGTATCGGTGGCCCTGGCGGCCACCTTCCTCATAGGGGCCATCGGCGGGGCCTCCTGCGGCGGGCTGATCAATCGGGTGCTCTACGAGATCAACCCGGTGCTATCCGACGCCTTCATCACCACGGTGTACGCCATCATGCTGGGCGGGCTGGGCTTCTATGCCCTGGGCGACTTCCTCAAGTGCCGCAAGAGCGCCGAGGCCTGCGAGCTGCCCCATGGCGGCAAGAGCGAGGGCGCCGAGCTGGGCAACCTGCCCAAGAAGCTCCAAGGCATGAAGCTGCCCCCCATGGTGCGCTTCGACCAGAGCCTGGTGCCCGGCGGCCGGGCCATAAGCGCCTGGTTCCTGATCATCAGCGGCTTCATCGTGGGCCTGGCGGCGGGCATCATGGGCGTGGGCGGCGGGTTCCTCACCTTCCCCATCTTCGTCTACACCCTGGGCGTCAGCTCCATGACCACGGTGGGCACCGACATCTTCCAGATCGTGTTCACCGCCGGCTTCGCGGCCATCAGCCAATACGCCATCTACGGCTTCATCTTCTACACTCTGGCCATGGGCATGCTCATCGGCTCCCTGCTGGGCATCCAGATCGGGGCCATGGTCACCAAGGTGGTGCCCGGCGTGACCATCCGCGGCTTCTACGCCATGGCGGTCCTGGCCGGTTTCATGAACCGGATCTTCGCCCTGCCCGGCAAGCTGGTGGAGATGGAGGTGTTCTACCTGCCCAAGAACGTGGTCCTGGTCCTGGACCAGATCGGCATCTGGGCCTTCTTCGCGGTGATCGGAGGCTTCGCGGTCTGGGTCATCGGAACCTTCCTTAAGAACACCCGCACCCTGCGAGCGGCCCATCCGGCGGGCCCGGCCCTGGGCGAGGAGGTGGTGTCATGA
- a CDS encoding response regulator produces the protein MGGRGGEGLRILLVDDELGYLEVLQKRMTRRGLEVTPVSSGAEAVRVARAQSFDVAVVDLKMEDMDGIEVLKVLKMMDPGLTVIILTGHGSEQAAREGMALGAFDYLTKPCELSDLLERIHASQGS, from the coding sequence ATGGGCGGTCGAGGAGGCGAGGGGCTCCGGATTCTCTTGGTGGACGACGAGCTGGGCTACCTGGAGGTGCTGCAAAAGCGCATGACCCGGCGGGGCCTGGAGGTGACGCCGGTGAGCAGCGGAGCCGAAGCGGTCCGCGTGGCCCGCGCCCAGAGCTTCGACGTGGCGGTGGTGGACCTGAAGATGGAGGACATGGACGGCATCGAGGTCCTCAAGGTCCTGAAGATGATGGACCCCGGCCTGACGGTCATCATCCTCACCGGCCACGGCAGCGAGCAGGCGGCGCGCGAGGGCATGGCCCTGGGAGCCTTCGACTACCTGACCAAGCCTTGCGAATTGAGTGACCTGTTGGAGCGCATCCACGCCTCGCAAGGAAGCTAG
- a CDS encoding response regulator, with amino-acid sequence MIHINPSVLLVDDEVPFVETMAKRLAKRELTVDTAFSGKEALAKLDSGGPSRTDVVILDVKMPGMDGLETLAAIKGAHPNVEVIMLTGHATVESAIEGMKSGAYDYLMKPCEMDLLLAKVNEAVAKKRAHEAKILDARVRMHALRRET; translated from the coding sequence ATGATTCATATCAACCCCTCGGTTCTCCTGGTGGACGATGAAGTCCCCTTCGTGGAGACCATGGCCAAGCGCCTTGCCAAGCGGGAGTTGACCGTCGACACCGCTTTCAGCGGCAAGGAAGCCTTGGCCAAGCTGGACAGCGGCGGGCCCAGCCGCACCGACGTGGTCATCCTGGACGTGAAGATGCCCGGCATGGACGGCCTGGAGACCCTGGCCGCCATCAAGGGCGCCCACCCCAATGTGGAGGTGATCATGCTCACCGGCCACGCCACGGTGGAAAGCGCCATCGAAGGCATGAAAAGCGGGGCCTACGACTACCTCATGAAGCCCTGCGAGATGGACCTCCTCTTGGCCAAGGTCAACGAGGCGGTGGCCAAGAAGCGGGCCCACGAGGCCAAGATTCTGGACGCGCGGGTGCGCATGCACGCGCTCCGGCGGGAGACCTAG
- a CDS encoding two-component sensor histidine kinase: MSQSHGRPAAYYRTLTRLLVLFVMVVSLVPLIFSGAVILYEFDRAYQSKVEEHLEVLINKHRRTIDAFLTDRLADIRVLARSYPVVTLNDPAFLRAKLSLLREEYGGVFVDLGLVNPQGRQVAYAGPFNLTGADYATAQWFKQAQAGEHFISNVFAGLRGSPHFIVAAKKRLMGLDWLLKATIDFEAFNALVEKLRIGETGFAFILDRSGSFQTKPRQEVALSGGAWRELLRQPLDGGKVTIVQRPDPVGREMIYAAAPLKNGSWVICAQQEKADAFSLLLGAQRMAIAIFVLGGIVIILVSLLLARRLVNRIAEADTQKEAMNEKMIEAGRLASIGELAAGIAHEINNPVAIMVEEAGWIEDLMSEEGPLSEETLAEIQRAVQQIQEQGNRCKQITHKLLSFARKTDPTVKEVSLNGLAEEVIALVSQKSRYAGVRLETELTKGLPRVAASPSELQQVLLNLVNNAVDAIDSEGGVVTVKSSPENGWVKLTVTDTGMGIAPANLARIFDPFYTTKPVGQGTGLGLSICYGIINKLGGEIKVTSAKGKGSTFVVLLPAISQSGAAPAPEPAAQS, from the coding sequence ATGTCCCAAAGCCACGGCCGGCCCGCCGCCTATTACCGCACCCTGACCCGCCTGCTGGTGCTGTTCGTGATGGTGGTCTCGCTGGTGCCCCTGATCTTCTCCGGGGCGGTCATCCTCTACGAGTTCGACCGGGCCTACCAGAGCAAGGTGGAGGAGCATCTGGAGGTGCTGATCAACAAGCACCGCCGCACCATCGATGCCTTTCTCACCGACCGCCTGGCCGACATCCGGGTGCTGGCCCGCTCCTATCCCGTGGTCACCCTCAACGACCCCGCCTTCCTGCGCGCCAAGCTCAGCCTGCTGCGCGAGGAATACGGCGGCGTGTTCGTGGACCTGGGGCTGGTGAACCCCCAGGGCCGCCAGGTGGCCTACGCCGGGCCCTTCAACCTCACCGGGGCCGACTACGCCACGGCCCAGTGGTTCAAGCAGGCCCAGGCGGGCGAACACTTCATCTCCAACGTCTTTGCCGGCCTGCGCGGCAGCCCGCATTTCATCGTGGCTGCCAAGAAGCGGCTCATGGGCCTGGACTGGCTGCTCAAGGCCACCATCGATTTCGAGGCCTTCAACGCCTTGGTGGAAAAGTTGCGCATCGGCGAGACCGGCTTCGCCTTCATCCTGGACCGCTCGGGCTCCTTCCAGACCAAGCCACGCCAGGAAGTGGCGCTCTCCGGCGGGGCCTGGCGCGAGCTGCTGCGGCAGCCCCTGGACGGCGGCAAGGTGACCATCGTGCAGCGCCCCGATCCCGTGGGCCGCGAGATGATCTACGCCGCCGCGCCGCTGAAGAACGGCTCCTGGGTCATCTGCGCCCAGCAGGAGAAGGCCGACGCCTTCAGCCTGCTGCTCGGGGCCCAGCGCATGGCCATCGCCATCTTCGTGCTGGGCGGCATCGTCATTATCCTGGTCTCCCTACTTCTGGCCCGGCGGCTGGTAAACCGCATCGCCGAGGCCGACACCCAGAAGGAAGCCATGAACGAAAAGATGATTGAAGCGGGTCGGCTGGCCTCCATCGGAGAGCTGGCCGCGGGCATCGCCCACGAGATCAACAACCCGGTGGCCATCATGGTGGAGGAGGCCGGCTGGATCGAGGACCTCATGAGCGAGGAAGGGCCGCTTAGCGAGGAGACCCTTGCCGAGATCCAGCGGGCGGTGCAGCAGATCCAGGAGCAGGGCAACCGCTGCAAGCAGATCACCCACAAGCTCCTCAGCTTCGCGCGCAAGACCGACCCCACCGTGAAGGAAGTGAGCCTCAACGGCCTGGCGGAGGAGGTGATCGCCCTGGTGAGCCAGAAGTCGCGCTACGCCGGGGTGCGCCTGGAAACCGAGCTCACCAAGGGCCTGCCCCGGGTGGCGGCCAGCCCCAGCGAGCTGCAACAGGTGCTTCTGAACCTGGTGAACAACGCGGTGGACGCCATCGACAGCGAGGGCGGGGTGGTCACTGTGAAGAGCAGCCCGGAAAACGGCTGGGTCAAGCTGACCGTCACCGACACCGGCATGGGCATCGCCCCGGCCAACCTGGCCCGCATCTTCGACCCCTTCTACACCACCAAGCCGGTGGGGCAGGGGACCGGCCTGGGCCTGTCCATCTGCTACGGCATCATCAACAAGCTCGGCGGCGAGATCAAGGTGACCAGCGCCAAGGGCAAGGGCTCCACCTTCGTGGTCCTGCTGCCGGCCATATCCCAATCCGGCGCGGCCCCGGCCCCTGAACCGGCCGCGCAGAGCTAA
- a CDS encoding sigma-54 dependent transcriptional regulator gives MHRVLIAEPDARLREKLERLIMDQGCRVALAEDAEKALAEIAAGPLDLVLLSAALPPAGGLEFLAALKKNEPRLPVIVTANHGAATSQTIEATKLGAFDYVALPCDPADLAALLRQALEAGRFMRSPVRLDGNEPQALSAGDALLGSSRPMQELYKTIGRAAAADSTVLIQGESGTGKELVARALFQHSTRADKPFVVVNCVAIPETLLESELFGYEKGAFTGAGARRIGKIEQADGGTVFLDEIGDMPLAIQAKMLRLLQERSVERIGGRQPLAVDVRIIAATNRDLATAVQEGRFREDLYYRLNVVPITLPPLRERREDVPQLADYFLARVTRELGVRNPGITPRAYELLGAYHWPGNVRELANAMEKCLIFGRGRPVGAEEVASLVLGQEENGQVGLSPEVDQAIRAWVRRGIAAGRPKLLDEILGRVERVVVGEALETSTGNRTHASNLLGLSRPSLLARMKKYNLG, from the coding sequence ATGCATAGAGTATTGATCGCCGAGCCCGACGCCCGGCTGCGCGAAAAGCTAGAGCGTTTGATCATGGACCAGGGCTGCCGGGTGGCCTTGGCCGAGGACGCCGAGAAGGCCCTGGCCGAGATCGCCGCCGGGCCCCTGGATTTGGTTTTGCTCAGCGCGGCCTTGCCGCCGGCGGGCGGCCTGGAGTTCCTGGCCGCGCTCAAAAAGAACGAGCCGCGTTTGCCGGTGATCGTCACGGCCAACCACGGCGCGGCCACCAGCCAGACCATCGAGGCCACCAAGCTGGGGGCCTTCGACTACGTGGCCCTGCCTTGCGACCCGGCCGACCTGGCCGCCCTGTTGCGCCAGGCCCTGGAGGCGGGGCGCTTCATGCGCTCACCGGTGCGTTTGGACGGCAACGAGCCCCAGGCCCTGAGCGCGGGCGATGCCCTGTTGGGCAGCTCCCGGCCCATGCAGGAGCTATACAAGACCATTGGCCGGGCGGCGGCGGCAGACTCCACGGTGCTCATCCAGGGCGAGAGCGGCACGGGCAAGGAGCTGGTGGCCCGCGCCCTGTTCCAGCACAGCACCCGCGCGGACAAGCCCTTCGTGGTGGTCAACTGCGTGGCCATTCCCGAAACGCTTTTGGAGAGCGAGCTGTTCGGCTACGAGAAGGGGGCCTTCACCGGGGCGGGCGCGCGACGCATCGGCAAGATAGAGCAGGCCGACGGGGGCACCGTGTTCCTGGACGAGATCGGCGACATGCCCCTGGCCATCCAGGCCAAGATGCTGCGCCTGTTGCAGGAGCGCAGCGTGGAGCGCATCGGGGGCCGCCAACCCCTGGCGGTGGACGTGCGCATCATCGCGGCCACCAACCGCGACCTGGCCACGGCGGTCCAGGAGGGGCGCTTCCGCGAGGACCTCTACTACCGCCTGAACGTGGTGCCCATCACCCTGCCGCCTCTGCGCGAGCGCCGCGAGGACGTGCCCCAACTGGCCGACTACTTCCTGGCCCGGGTCACCCGTGAGCTGGGGGTGCGCAACCCGGGCATCACCCCCCGGGCCTACGAGCTGCTGGGCGCCTACCACTGGCCGGGCAACGTGCGCGAGCTGGCCAACGCCATGGAGAAGTGCCTCATCTTCGGACGGGGCCGTCCGGTGGGGGCCGAGGAAGTGGCCTCGCTGGTGCTGGGCCAGGAGGAAAACGGCCAGGTGGGCCTGAGCCCCGAGGTGGACCAGGCCATCCGGGCCTGGGTGCGCCGGGGCATCGCGGCCGGGCGTCCCAAGCTGCTGGACGAGATACTAGGCCGGGTGGAGCGGGTGGTGGTGGGCGAGGCCCTGGAAACCTCCACGGGCAACCGCACCCACGCGTCCAACCTCCTGGGCCTGTCGCGGCCCTCGCTGCTGGCCCGCATGAAGAAATACAACCTGGGCTGA
- a CDS encoding response regulator, protein MTAFKVLIVDDEVDFLESLVRRLKRRMVDASGVTSGEAALEHLAREPADVVVLDVKMPGMNGIDTLREIKKRHPRVEVILLTGHASVESGVEGLALEAFDYLIKPVKLDELIERVMEAFDRRRVVGEIDAAEHGAGEGI, encoded by the coding sequence ATGACTGCATTCAAGGTTCTTATCGTGGACGATGAGGTGGACTTCCTGGAGTCCCTGGTGCGCCGCCTAAAGCGCCGCATGGTGGACGCCAGCGGAGTGACCAGCGGGGAGGCCGCCCTGGAGCACTTGGCCCGCGAGCCCGCCGACGTGGTGGTCTTGGACGTGAAGATGCCGGGCATGAACGGCATCGACACCCTGCGCGAGATCAAGAAACGCCACCCCAGGGTGGAGGTGATCCTCTTGACCGGCCACGCCTCGGTGGAGTCCGGGGTGGAGGGCCTGGCCCTGGAGGCCTTTGACTACCTGATCAAGCCGGTGAAGCTGGACGAGCTCATCGAGCGGGTCATGGAGGCCTTTGACCGGCGCCGGGTGGTGGGAGAGATCGACGCGGCCGAGCATGGCGCGGGCGAGGGCATCTGA
- a CDS encoding response regulator, with protein MHRTIKVLTVDDDREFAAALAERLELRGLWARPAYGGWEALRIVEDWSPEVVVLDVDMPLLDGIATLGHLKRLHPGVEVILLTGRASVSAAMEGLALGAFEFLIKPTPIEELIRCIEEACRRGGEDGEPGSAPVQGE; from the coding sequence ATGCATAGAACCATCAAGGTCCTCACCGTGGACGACGACCGCGAGTTCGCCGCCGCCCTGGCCGAGCGCCTGGAGCTGCGCGGCCTGTGGGCCCGTCCGGCCTATGGCGGCTGGGAGGCCCTGCGCATCGTGGAGGACTGGAGCCCGGAAGTGGTGGTCTTGGACGTGGATATGCCGCTATTGGACGGCATCGCCACCCTGGGGCACCTCAAGCGCCTGCACCCCGGGGTGGAGGTGATCCTCTTGACCGGCCGAGCCTCGGTGAGCGCGGCCATGGAAGGCCTGGCACTGGGGGCCTTTGAATTCTTGATCAAGCCGACCCCCATCGAGGAGCTGATCCGCTGCATCGAGGAGGCCTGCCGCCGGGGCGGGGAGGACGGGGAGCCGGGCAGCGCCCCGGTCCAAGGAGAGTGA